From Geovibrio ferrireducens, the proteins below share one genomic window:
- a CDS encoding ABC transporter ATP-binding protein: protein MNFISMLSVAGAGKPQKFAPVFLWTLAEYAFRGVPYGILLAAVLEFYKPLANPTLTLDTRQLGIIWITLAASVAVQYFISRKAYFSVNLGSYGMGAEGRIAIAERLRRLPMGFFNSRDPGSIGSYLISDYANVEFMISHLLTQIAGAVVMPVVLLVFLAFQNWQLALAGAAVIPLAFPAYIITKKIVLSVGAKHHEAKTAASSRMLEYLAGIRFIKSFRLTGVRFERLEKAFRELKRLSIKIEASGGPTAVISTIILHAGLTVIIVAGLGFLLTDRIDIPVYITFLILGSRAFEPLIQAFIYVNEMHYYNLSVKRVAKLLDEPIQTGGGAPRPEQFDIEFRNVSFSYNETCVLEDISLKLPEQSFTAVVGTSGSGKTTLTRLIARFWDTCAGEVFLGGRDVREYKPEDLLSRISMVFQDVYLFNDTVYNNIAIGNRNAAEDAVKAAAEKAGCAEFIEKLPHKYDSLVGEGGSRLSGGEKQRISIARAILKDAPVILLDEATASLDPENEKHIQKAVNELVKNKTVLIIAHRLNTVVNADKIIVMDKGRIVEEGTHSSLLEKSGLYKHLWDEQQKIKNWMF from the coding sequence ATGAACTTTATATCCATGCTCAGTGTGGCAGGAGCGGGAAAGCCCCAAAAATTCGCTCCGGTTTTTTTGTGGACACTTGCAGAGTATGCCTTCAGAGGCGTACCTTACGGAATCCTTCTGGCGGCTGTGCTTGAATTTTATAAGCCTCTTGCCAACCCAACGTTAACGCTTGACACCCGTCAGCTCGGCATAATCTGGATCACTCTCGCAGCGTCTGTTGCGGTGCAGTATTTCATCAGCAGAAAAGCGTATTTCTCTGTGAACCTCGGCAGTTACGGCATGGGGGCTGAGGGGCGCATCGCCATAGCAGAAAGGCTCCGCAGGCTGCCGATGGGTTTTTTCAACAGCCGTGATCCGGGAAGCATAGGATCTTACCTGATCTCTGACTACGCTAATGTGGAGTTCATGATCAGCCATTTGCTCACGCAGATAGCAGGTGCGGTGGTAATGCCTGTTGTGCTGCTTGTTTTCCTTGCATTTCAGAACTGGCAGCTTGCTCTCGCTGGCGCAGCGGTTATTCCTCTGGCTTTTCCTGCGTATATTATTACAAAAAAAATAGTTTTATCTGTGGGTGCAAAACACCACGAAGCAAAAACAGCGGCGTCATCACGTATGCTTGAATATTTGGCGGGCATCAGGTTTATAAAGTCCTTCAGGCTCACAGGTGTGCGTTTTGAGCGTCTGGAAAAGGCTTTTCGGGAACTGAAAAGGCTCAGTATAAAGATAGAGGCATCCGGAGGTCCGACGGCCGTTATCAGCACAATTATCCTCCATGCCGGCCTGACAGTTATCATTGTTGCGGGGCTGGGTTTTCTTCTGACTGACAGGATTGATATTCCGGTATACATAACATTCCTGATCCTCGGTTCCAGAGCTTTTGAACCGCTGATTCAGGCATTCATATATGTTAATGAAATGCACTATTACAATTTAAGCGTGAAAAGGGTCGCCAAACTTCTGGACGAACCGATTCAGACTGGCGGCGGTGCGCCGAGGCCTGAGCAGTTTGATATTGAGTTCAGAAATGTGTCATTCAGCTATAATGAAACCTGTGTGCTTGAGGATATAAGCCTGAAGCTGCCTGAACAGAGCTTTACTGCTGTTGTAGGTACTTCCGGCTCCGGCAAAACCACTCTTACTAGACTGATTGCCCGCTTTTGGGATACATGCGCAGGTGAGGTATTTCTCGGCGGACGTGATGTAAGGGAGTATAAACCGGAGGATCTGCTTTCCCGTATTTCCATGGTTTTTCAGGATGTTTATCTATTTAATGACACTGTTTATAACAACATCGCAATCGGGAACAGGAATGCAGCAGAGGATGCTGTTAAAGCCGCTGCAGAAAAAGCGGGCTGCGCAGAGTTTATTGAAAAACTGCCTCATAAATATGACAGCCTTGTAGGGGAGGGAGGATCAAGACTTTCCGGCGGTGAGAAACAGAGAATTTCCATTGCAAGAGCGATTCTGAAAGATGCGCCTGTTATCCTTCTGGATGAGGCGACAGCTTCGCTTGACCCTGAAAATGAAAAGCATATTCAGAAGGCGGTAAACGAACTTGTGAAGAACAAAACTGTGCTTATTATAGCCCACAGGCTGAATACGGTTGTAAATGCAGACAAAATAATTGTGATGGATAAAGGGAGAATCGTTGAAGAGGGGACGCATTCTTCCCTTCTTGAAAAAAGCGGCTTGTATAAACACCTCTGGGATGAACAGCAGAAAATCAAGAACTGGATGTTCTGA
- a CDS encoding ABC transporter ATP-binding protein has translation MERTDNISGIKRLFEIAGTKKKFLIASMLLTVAATALQFVPVTAVYFIISELAGHASNIHEADASRLYRLGFISLGAVGIAGVMLYAAFMCSHIAAFNILYELRVRLSEKLTKLSMGFFSNRTTGGIKKIMTEDVERIELFVAHHIPDITGAVVFPVFTALYLFITDWRIALALFAPLGAALFIQTRMFSSNDIYREFNLALEEMNSSVAEYVKGMPVVKVFNADAESFDSLKKSIFRFRDFAFRITKQYALIYPAFLTVLSAPLLFLIPAAGYFGMNAADYAEYAPRIFLFLILGSGMFFPFLKLVFMVNNLRQITVGLERVDSVLNMEEMREPSAPAVPNGSSLEFSDVTFSYGNEPVLKDVSFRVEAGSVTAIVGPSGAGKSTVGMLAARFWDIHDGEIKIGGVNIKDMSTEILMGHVSFVFQENFLFFDSIEENIRMGNTSAAMDDVINAAKAACCHEFIEKLPNGYSTLAGEGGTYLSGGEQQRVAIARAILKNSPVLILDEATAYADPDNEGRILEAFSKLIKDKTVLVIAHRLSTIRNAGQIMVMDRGRIVEKGIHEKLVSAGGLYAKMWETYSYMREWKIDVKEGGRR, from the coding sequence ATGGAAAGAACAGATAATATATCCGGCATAAAGCGGCTTTTTGAAATAGCAGGAACGAAAAAGAAATTTCTCATAGCTTCCATGCTTCTGACTGTTGCTGCAACTGCATTACAGTTCGTTCCGGTTACCGCTGTGTATTTTATCATCAGCGAACTGGCGGGACACGCCTCAAATATACATGAGGCGGATGCCTCGCGGCTGTACCGTCTGGGGTTTATAAGCCTCGGAGCCGTGGGAATTGCAGGTGTCATGCTGTATGCGGCTTTCATGTGCTCTCATATTGCGGCGTTCAATATTCTTTACGAACTTAGGGTCAGGCTGTCCGAAAAATTGACCAAGCTTTCCATGGGTTTTTTCAGCAACAGGACAACGGGCGGCATAAAGAAGATAATGACAGAGGATGTGGAGCGAATAGAGCTTTTTGTGGCTCATCACATTCCGGATATAACAGGTGCTGTGGTGTTCCCTGTGTTTACCGCTTTATATCTTTTTATTACGGATTGGCGCATCGCTCTTGCTCTCTTTGCTCCTTTAGGCGCTGCTTTGTTTATTCAGACAAGAATGTTTTCATCCAATGATATATACAGAGAATTTAACCTTGCTCTGGAGGAAATGAACTCGTCTGTGGCGGAATATGTAAAAGGTATGCCCGTTGTTAAGGTATTTAATGCGGATGCGGAGTCTTTTGATTCGCTCAAAAAGAGTATTTTTAGATTCAGGGATTTTGCGTTCAGGATAACTAAGCAGTACGCTCTTATCTATCCCGCATTTCTTACGGTTTTATCCGCTCCTTTGCTCTTTTTAATTCCTGCTGCCGGGTATTTCGGTATGAATGCAGCAGATTATGCCGAATATGCGCCGAGGATCTTTTTGTTTCTGATTTTGGGAAGCGGAATGTTTTTTCCGTTTCTTAAGCTGGTTTTCATGGTGAATAACCTGCGTCAGATCACAGTTGGGCTTGAGCGTGTGGACAGCGTACTTAACATGGAGGAAATGCGTGAGCCTTCTGCGCCCGCCGTCCCCAATGGTTCATCGCTTGAGTTTTCGGATGTCACTTTCTCGTATGGAAATGAACCGGTACTGAAAGATGTTTCCTTCCGTGTGGAGGCGGGAAGTGTCACAGCCATAGTGGGTCCATCCGGCGCAGGGAAATCAACAGTCGGGATGCTCGCTGCAAGATTCTGGGACATACATGACGGAGAGATAAAAATAGGCGGAGTGAACATTAAGGATATGAGTACGGAGATTTTGATGGGTCACGTGTCATTTGTGTTTCAGGAAAATTTTCTTTTCTTTGATTCCATTGAGGAAAATATCCGTATGGGGAATACTTCCGCTGCAATGGATGACGTTATAAATGCTGCGAAAGCCGCTTGCTGCCATGAGTTTATTGAGAAGCTTCCCAATGGTTACTCAACTCTTGCCGGTGAGGGAGGAACATATCTCTCCGGCGGTGAACAGCAGAGAGTGGCGATAGCCAGAGCTATTCTGAAAAACTCTCCAGTGCTGATTCTTGATGAGGCAACTGCATATGCCGATCCTGACAACGAAGGGAGGATTCTTGAGGCATTTTCAAAACTTATAAAGGATAAAACCGTGCTTGTCATAGCGCACAGGCTCTCGACCATCCGCAATGCAGGACAGATCATGGTCATGGACAGAGGAAGAATAGTTGAAAAAGGAATACACGAAAAGCTGGTATCCGCAGGCGGATTATATGCGAAAATGTGGGAGACATATTCATATATGCGTGAATGGAAGATAGACGTGAAAGAAGGGGGCAGAAGATGA
- a CDS encoding MFS transporter, which translates to MENRKKFIALACLYTAQLIPGHFATNALPVIMRNEGFSLRSIGFAGMISMPWALKFLWSPAVDRWGRGKNHYRKWIFLMQIFFALTTLAAAFFSLSENFITVIMLMTLSYFFASTQDVAVDAYAVKMLQPSERGIGNGIQAAGNMLGVVLGSSLALILYIRTSWETTLITLFVVTLLLSVPLYFSGEKKTQEQQKTASYEDIVSFFRISGIRRLIPVMLLSFGGVFSSMTMIKPLMIDQGYSWSFVSAAVGLYPLAGVPAALAAGFAVKKYGRKKVMLISSAFQIFACLMLVPVASGKGGAYLIQAAMCTVFVSFSLLLTVFNTIAMDFARSGREGTDFTLFMSVTFFGGMFIAGISGVVAQYFGYETLFILCAFICLLVYLMLENLFRNGRITDTEECESGCPDGVQ; encoded by the coding sequence ATGGAAAACAGAAAAAAATTTATCGCCCTTGCGTGCCTTTACACGGCACAGCTTATCCCCGGACATTTTGCCACAAATGCGCTTCCGGTAATCATGCGCAATGAGGGTTTCTCGCTTCGGAGCATAGGCTTTGCCGGAATGATAAGCATGCCTTGGGCTCTGAAGTTTCTTTGGTCGCCCGCCGTGGACAGGTGGGGCAGGGGGAAAAATCATTACAGGAAATGGATTTTCCTTATGCAGATCTTCTTTGCCCTCACCACTCTCGCTGCTGCTTTTTTTTCTCTGAGTGAGAACTTTATAACGGTTATTATGCTGATGACTCTTTCATATTTTTTTGCATCCACGCAGGATGTAGCGGTTGATGCTTATGCTGTGAAAATGCTTCAACCATCGGAAAGAGGTATCGGAAACGGTATTCAGGCGGCAGGAAATATGCTCGGAGTAGTGCTGGGCTCCAGCCTCGCACTGATTCTTTATATCCGTACATCATGGGAAACAACCCTGATTACGCTTTTCGTGGTTACTCTGCTGCTTTCTGTTCCTCTTTATTTTTCAGGCGAAAAGAAAACACAGGAACAGCAGAAAACAGCTTCATACGAAGATATTGTGAGCTTCTTCAGAATAAGCGGCATCAGGCGTCTGATTCCGGTGATGCTTCTCTCTTTCGGAGGTGTTTTCAGCTCCATGACAATGATTAAACCATTGATGATTGATCAGGGCTATTCATGGAGCTTTGTGTCAGCCGCTGTGGGGCTCTACCCGCTTGCGGGAGTTCCGGCGGCTCTGGCGGCGGGCTTTGCGGTTAAAAAATACGGAAGGAAGAAAGTAATGCTTATCAGCAGCGCTTTTCAGATATTCGCCTGCCTTATGCTTGTGCCGGTGGCATCGGGCAAGGGGGGGGCGTATCTGATTCAGGCTGCCATGTGTACAGTGTTTGTATCCTTTTCTCTTCTTCTCACTGTTTTTAATACCATTGCAATGGATTTTGCACGCAGCGGACGTGAAGGAACAGACTTTACTCTGTTTATGTCTGTGACTTTTTTCGGTGGAATGTTCATTGCCGGAATAAGCGGAGTTGTTGCCCAATATTTTGGTTATGAGACTCTGTTTATTTTGTGCGCATTTATATGTCTGTTGGTTTATCTGATGCTGGAGAACCTTTTCCGCAATGGGCGCATAACTGATACTGAAGAATGTGAGTCCGGATGTCCGGACGGGGTGCAATAA
- a CDS encoding TonB-dependent receptor, translated as MLSRLNFFAVYCAAMLIFSAVSAAAAENSDNGEVIMLDTVTVTAEKRGEDIQNVAASVSAVSGQQAEDYLIKSTLDIMSLSPNMYISQPGSSSMTFVTMRGITGSFNNTPAVGFYVDDVYYPSLDMTLFDIDRIEILRGPQGTLYGRNSEAGVINIITRQPGNEWHGYAGLEAGSYSTYGAKASIGGAVIKDKLFMNAAVSYSESESYFENRYDNSKNGGEYEEKDARLSLRYEPDKRLRFNLIYDYQNYDYFKNVQLGSLDSGSLRKNMSYNEDGEDRKDAQGILLRTEYDFSGAKLVSITAFRNEQEYSLGDMDFSPVDLITMSYDKDLSQFTQEFRLVSDSRTSKLKWLAGLFILSENDDREYMMWMNYMNMGVGMPGENIVMNSGTETEGYAIFGEGTYAFTERLKVTLGLRYDYEKDSFSYKQRSSGPVSPMFGYGDLDGSTDESYGAWLPKLVFSYGFTDDFMAYASASRGFRSGGFNDSVNMGTYYEPEFTWNYELGMKSSWFNRRLNINAALFYIDWTDMQVEVMKNGIAYYENAAKAESTGAELEVSAMPFAGLELKAGAGLTRAEYKKYDTEAGDYEGNKIQTTPEYTANMGAVYRSSAGVFASASYSYYGKHYFDTENTKAQDGYGLVNAKLGYEGENYEVYVFGRNLFDEEYAIRGVKVSGNWYGRAGEPRTVGVSFAGRF; from the coding sequence ATGTTATCTCGTTTAAATTTTTTTGCGGTGTACTGCGCCGCAATGCTCATTTTCAGCGCCGTTTCGGCGGCTGCCGCTGAAAATTCTGATAACGGAGAAGTTATTATGCTTGATACGGTAACTGTTACCGCTGAAAAAAGGGGTGAGGATATTCAGAATGTCGCCGCTTCTGTTTCCGCTGTCAGCGGGCAGCAGGCGGAGGATTACCTAATTAAAAGCACTCTGGATATCATGTCTCTTTCTCCTAATATGTATATCTCGCAGCCCGGTTCTTCTTCAATGACGTTTGTTACAATGAGAGGTATCACAGGCTCATTCAATAACACCCCTGCTGTGGGCTTTTATGTTGATGATGTTTATTACCCGTCTCTGGATATGACTCTGTTTGATATAGACCGCATAGAGATCCTCAGAGGGCCGCAGGGCACTCTTTACGGCAGAAACTCTGAAGCAGGAGTAATCAATATAATAACCAGACAGCCGGGTAATGAGTGGCACGGCTACGCCGGACTCGAAGCAGGGTCATACAGCACCTATGGCGCTAAGGCATCAATAGGAGGGGCTGTTATAAAAGATAAGCTGTTTATGAATGCTGCTGTGAGCTACAGCGAGTCCGAAAGCTATTTTGAAAACAGGTATGATAACTCCAAGAACGGCGGAGAGTATGAGGAAAAGGACGCAAGGCTTTCCCTGAGATACGAACCTGACAAAAGACTCCGCTTTAACCTTATATATGATTATCAGAATTATGATTATTTTAAGAATGTGCAGTTAGGCAGCCTTGATTCAGGGAGTCTGCGTAAAAACATGAGCTATAACGAGGACGGTGAGGACAGAAAAGATGCACAGGGGATTCTGCTTCGCACGGAATACGATTTTTCAGGCGCAAAGCTTGTTTCCATAACCGCATTCCGCAATGAGCAAGAATACTCCCTCGGCGATATGGACTTTTCACCTGTTGATCTCATCACTATGTCATATGACAAGGATCTTTCCCAGTTTACACAGGAGTTCAGGCTTGTTTCAGACAGCCGCACATCGAAGCTTAAATGGCTTGCGGGTCTTTTCATACTTTCCGAGAATGATGACCGCGAGTACATGATGTGGATGAACTACATGAATATGGGTGTGGGTATGCCGGGCGAGAACATAGTGATGAACAGCGGCACGGAGACTGAAGGATATGCCATCTTCGGTGAAGGTACATACGCATTTACAGAGAGGCTCAAGGTCACCTTGGGGCTCAGATATGATTATGAAAAGGACAGCTTCAGTTATAAACAGAGATCAAGCGGCCCTGTTTCCCCCATGTTCGGTTATGGTGATCTGGACGGCTCCACAGACGAAAGCTATGGGGCGTGGCTTCCTAAGCTTGTGTTCAGTTATGGCTTTACTGATGATTTTATGGCTTACGCAAGTGCTTCCAGAGGGTTCAGAAGCGGTGGCTTTAACGACAGTGTGAATATGGGAACTTATTATGAACCGGAATTTACATGGAATTATGAGCTTGGAATGAAGTCCTCATGGTTCAATCGCAGGCTGAATATCAATGCGGCTTTGTTTTATATCGACTGGACAGACATGCAGGTTGAGGTGATGAAAAACGGCATTGCTTATTATGAAAATGCCGCCAAAGCCGAGAGTACGGGAGCAGAGTTGGAAGTATCCGCTATGCCGTTTGCCGGGCTGGAATTGAAGGCGGGTGCGGGTCTCACAAGAGCGGAATATAAAAAATACGATACAGAGGCAGGGGATTACGAAGGCAATAAAATTCAGACAACGCCTGAGTACACTGCAAATATGGGGGCGGTTTACCGTTCTTCGGCGGGTGTTTTTGCTTCAGCGTCATACAGTTATTACGGGAAGCATTATTTTGATACAGAAAATACAAAGGCACAGGACGGCTACGGGTTAGTGAATGCCAAACTCGGATATGAGGGCGAAAACTATGAGGTTTATGTTTTCGGAAGAAATCTCTTTGATGAGGAGTACGCAATACGCGGTGTTAAAGTATCAGGCAATTGGTACGGCAGAGCAGGCGAACCCCGAACAGTCGGCGTATCTTTTGCCGGAAGGTTTTAA
- a CDS encoding helix-turn-helix domain-containing protein, with the protein MFSHSGSTNEFSDSAWNFLKFCETIKGDRLIHASLPSGINILFFGFMLGEKSEGVFHQNEAPIAFTFHITGCGYGQVHHSAFSSSEVESSPGKVFVTYCPDTKFFFKMQALTEYKTLNLFISPSRLSAHLENDFQNIPHGLASVLDGSSKSPFIYETAVSPAARLIINQLTNSSYQGAMNRLFLESKSMELIVRQLYEISSCCGKCNCVRLLKGDIERIMEARNILQNSVGCPPSLDELARRVGVNITKLKQGFRSVFETTPYAFLRSERMRIAENMLKDSSFNITEISHQLGFSDTSHFIREFVKFYGTTPGRFIKNHS; encoded by the coding sequence ATGTTTTCTCATTCAGGCTCTACCAATGAATTTTCCGATTCTGCTTGGAACTTTCTTAAATTCTGCGAAACAATCAAGGGCGACAGACTTATACATGCTTCTCTGCCTTCAGGAATTAATATACTGTTTTTTGGTTTTATGCTTGGGGAAAAAAGTGAAGGCGTTTTTCATCAAAACGAAGCTCCTATCGCTTTTACATTTCATATAACAGGATGCGGCTACGGGCAGGTTCATCATTCAGCTTTCAGTTCCTCAGAGGTTGAAAGCTCTCCCGGCAAGGTTTTTGTCACATATTGTCCGGATACAAAATTCTTCTTTAAAATGCAGGCGCTTACTGAATATAAAACCCTGAATCTTTTCATATCGCCTTCGCGGCTTTCCGCACATCTTGAAAATGATTTTCAGAATATTCCGCATGGGCTCGCTTCTGTTCTGGACGGTTCATCAAAGTCTCCTTTTATTTATGAAACCGCTGTAAGTCCGGCTGCGAGGCTTATTATAAACCAGCTTACAAACAGTTCATATCAGGGTGCAATGAACAGGCTGTTTCTGGAAAGCAAAAGCATGGAGCTGATAGTCCGTCAGCTTTATGAAATATCATCCTGCTGCGGCAAATGTAACTGCGTGAGGCTGCTGAAAGGAGATATTGAACGTATAATGGAGGCGAGAAATATTTTGCAGAACAGCGTGGGCTGCCCTCCGTCATTAGATGAGCTTGCCCGCAGAGTGGGAGTTAATATCACAAAGCTCAAACAGGGATTCAGAAGCGTATTTGAGACAACTCCTTACGCTTTTCTGCGCAGTGAACGCATGCGTATTGCAGAGAATATGCTTAAAGACAGCAGCTTTAATATAACCGAAATAAGCCATCAGCTCGGTTTCAGCGACACATCACACTTTATACGTGAGTTTGTTAAGTTTTACGGAACGACCCCCGGCAGATTCATAAAAAATCATTCCTGA